Genomic window (Rhododendron vialii isolate Sample 1 chromosome 4a, ASM3025357v1):
atctgTCCAGATAGTTAGCATCAACACAAACACAGGGCTAAGCAGCAAAAGATCAGAAGTTCTTCCAGATACAACTTGATCTCAACAATTTTCAACTTGTGAGTTCACTCTAAGAATGTCCCCATGAGATCCGTGAAAATACCCGGTTCGGAATTCTTATACTCCATTGCATCGTGCACGGAATGGTGATCGAGTGAAGTTGCAGAGGACAGAAGTTAATCTTTGATGGCTATCCAAAGCTTAAGAACTCATTCCGATTCGACCCATCCGAATTATTTGAACCCTGAAAGCCCTAAAGTGAAATGCGATCCAAATCGAATCAGGCCTTCACAAGCCCAGCTTTTATTCGCTTTAACTTTGCTTTTTATTCTTCTCCTTCCATCTGGATAACTTCCCAGAACCCACAATTGCTTAAACTACTTTAGTTTGGATTATGTCTGGACTATGATTCAAAGAAAAAGAGTctagaagaaaatgaaatagagCCAGTTGCATGCCATAGCTCAAGAAGTGATTGAACAGTCGATCTGATTGTCAACCCACCAAATGGCAAGTGCATAGAAGTTATCGATTTTCTATTACGTGTGAGTTGGAGATGTGCGATTGGTCGATGATTAGGGAAGGGTAAGGAGGAAAAACTTTGTGGGATGAGGGAAGGAGCAAGAGGTACAAAAGAGACAAAGGCGGCACGTCCCTTGTTTCTTTCCGTGGGGGTGACGTCCGGCTTTTCCTAGATTGAGCGGGTGAGGTCACCTTTTCTCTGGAGAAGAATGTTCTTCTTCCTCAAATTCAGtgctcacacactctctctagAAAAGGTCAACTCTATCAAATCAAGGGGAATGTCAGGAGTATTTACAGGGCACATGAGCCTAGATCAGGCCCAGGACAACGCTCCTATGAAACCCCAAGTCCCTCCTGTACCTCTGCGTCTTGGGGAAACTCGTCCTCCCGCGGACTCTTTTCCGCGGGAGAGCTCTAATCCCCACGACGCAACCTCCGTCCCAAGCCACCAAGCCAAAAGGAACTCCCCTATTCCCGCCGGAGCAAGGTCGCGACCTGCGGCGATCGCGTTCTCATCGCGGAGCTCCTCCCGGATCCTGCCTTGCGGCCCGGATGAAACTCTAGAGACTCTTTAATTAGATTTCTTCTCATAATTGTTAAATTCCAGTGACTCGCGGGACTTCGCCCACGGTCCTGCGCTGCTGACGTTGTCTTGGGGCCCACTTTCCCCTTTCCATGGAGCAAGCGGACTTCCGCAGGGACTATCCCTTCCGCAGACACCTTCCGCGGGTGCTTCCTTCCACCTTTATACGCGTGTTCCTTCCCAATTTGATTGTCAAACTTCTTTCTTCAGATCAAGGTTTGACCAAGGTCTCCTTTCCGCGCGGCACCCGCTACCACGTGTCCATTACTAGTTGGCAGGTCAAACAGTCTCTCTTGATCGAGGATTAATAATTTTGACCGCACCTACAAACTCTGACATTAATTCCTAGATaatcatcaaaattttgaaatatggtgttttttggatttatttgaTCTGCATTCACTTAGTTTACTTTGAATATTCATTGCGTGTGTAACGCGGGTTATTGCTAGTAAGCTCTTAACGCGTAGCTTCGAATTACGTACACTTTTaatcttcttttattttttggtcatatAGCTAGCACATCCTTGATAGTAAAATCTTTTAAAGAGTTGGATGAAAGCTACGTACTGCTATAAGGATATCCTCTTAGCTACTTGAAAAGTGATTTTTAGCCGAATCCACCAAAAGAAACAATTGACAAAGTAGACGAAGACTTGACCCGGCCATAATCCGCAGAATGAAAACTAACCAAATAAAGGAGTACAACAGCTATATATGTAACGCCTTCTTACATTGGGCGGTTTTTATGTATGTATTGGGAcggtttttatcattttttttatgtgcTAGGTCCCACCCATATAAGAGGAGCGTTACAAACGAAGGCTATCCAAATGTTTCTCCCACAGAATTCCAGTCGTAAGATCATATATAAAGGATAGCAGAAAACCATAGCATAAACCTCTGTCCTCCATTTCCTAGGTTATATTCTCATTCCTGAGTTAGCAATTCTCCACCACAAAATACCATGGAGTCCCGCGGCAGAAGCAAAAACAGCTCCGGAAACAAGCTTCCCTCGGCAACTACGTGCCCACGAAATCGAGATTCAGAGTCGAGTTCGAGTGCCTTGCACAAAACTCCGACTCACCTGATCATTTGTTGTTCAATCGCGAAATCTTGGCTAACCCATTTCATCAATCTCAACTCAAAAACACCACAGCTGCTCGCTCGAGCGACAGTAGCAGCACGGATTCGTTACTTGCATCTGTGGGCAGTAACACAATCAGTTGGATTGCAACAATGAGCCCTGACAAAAGCCCATCGAGTCATTCTTCCAAAAGTGGAGTGAAAGAGTCTGTTAAGAGAGACAAGTACCAATCTGTTTTGATTCAACAGTATGGGAATTCCGGGAGGTGGCGGTTGATTACGGTTGTGCCAGAATTGATCCGCCAGGTTTCAAGACGGAAGAAAGATGAGCGAAAAGACTTGAACGAAGTgttgagagaaaagaaaggcaatggggagcagagtggtGAAACGTCTGGCTGCAGCCAGAGATTTTTCCGGTCAGCCGTGTCGTGGTTTGCGTGTCACGCGATAGAACCAGCCAGAATAGAGGATGCGTAGTTGTAAGGAAGTATGGAGTTGTCGTAATTCTCAAACtttccttcttaattattttctctctttttttcgagTTCCAAATTGGGTGTAAATATTACTGAAGGTTTGCTGACAATTGTGTGTTGAGCTCGATTTAATTATCACGGACTCACTACAGAGGAGGAATTCTATAATCGATCTTCATTTATCCTAAATGAACAAATAACAGAGACCATCGCGAAACACGACAGCCATCCAAAATGATAATAGCAATAAAACGAGGAAAATGATGATATCAATGAGAGAAAAGCATAGAACAACGGAGTCGCCCAGAAAAGAAAATGCCTCTAAGAAAAACCTTTTCCATGGTCCAAGCAAAAAGGCTAGTCCGGGAGTCCCTCTTTGCTCCACCAGAAAAATTAACTGATCAAGAATTCTAAGGAAAATCAGCTGTGCAATAATATGACGTGAACCTAGGAAAGGAATCCAAGAATTCAGAGAGAATTGAGGGgaaattttttcatattttctagAACTGTCAAGTCTACAACAAAGGATGGAAAATGTGAGCTACATGAAACAGAAAAGCACGAGATTAATACTCCAGCTAGCATCAACACGAACACAAGGCTAAGCAGCAAAAGATCAGAAAAGTTTTTCCTAGTTACAACTTCTCAACCATTCGCACCATGGGGAATCACTCTAAGAATGTCTCCATGACATCAGAGTACATACCCCCCTCGGAATTCTTGTACTCCATGGCATTGTGCACTGAATGGTGATCGAGTGAAGTCGAAGAGGACGATGAGGACATTCTAGCAGGTAAAGTGAAGCTCCTCTTGAACTTGTTTTCCATCTTCCTTACACTATCTTGATGGCTATCCAAGCTTAAGAACTCATTCGGATTCGACCCATCCGAGATATTTGAACTCGGGTGGTGGTGActtggatgatgatgatgatgatccgGGTTGTTTCCCATCCCCTCTGGATTGAACAAAAGCTTGGCATCATCAGCTCTTCCGGTGAGTGCATTGAAGAAACTCAGCCCGTTGGGCCATTTGATGTCGGTTTCCTGATCCCCCATCATTTCTTCAATGCGGTTTTCGGACGAATGGGGAAGTAGAAACATGTGGGTTTCGTCTCTGGTTTGTGGAAATCCCATTCTGGCGGTATTTTGGAAACTGGGAGAGGAAAGGAGTGAAGTTGACGAGGCAAGAGGCCTTGAGGCCCAGTTGAAGATGGGCTGTGGAGGTCGGGTTAAAATGGGGGGTTGCTTTGCTGGAATAGGGGAAGAAGAGTTGGTGTTTCGGTTGGACGAGAACAGCTGGGATAAGTAGAAGCCAGATTGGTAGCCAAGGGACTCAAAAGTGTGTCTCATTCTCAGCACAAAATGGAGGTCTTCAGGTATCTGTGGATGATGAATATATTTTCGTCATGACATCTCAGAGTGCTTAAAGATTAGACAGCTGATTACTAGACGAGCTTGGTAAACTTGTTTTGAGCTTTTGAAATCATGCATAAGCAGCAGCATTATTTGAGAAGGTATGGTGTTTGATCAAACTTCGAAGTATTTGGCAGCTAAAAAATCTCAATCAATCACATTTCCAGCTCATTTGAGAATATTTAGCTGTAAAAAAAGCGGTGAAAAAAGTTCTCCTGAGAAGCAAGAAAGTGAAACCAAGtaggattttaattttttcaaagcAACTCAGACCCCGTCCGGTGATTCTTGTCTTGAGATTTCTCGGATTTTGAATTCACACACTTGAGCATTTGTCATGAAGAATGTAAGGTTTTTCGCCAAACTTTGGctcaaaaatctcaaaacaagcccaaaaggccaacttttctttcatttcttgcGCTGCCCTTTTATGCACTAGAGAAACTAATGCAACGGGTCTAAATGAGTAAAGATTACGTAATAGGAAACCACCATAGTGACcacaagaccaaaaaaaaaacacaaatgggTTAAAAATGGAAACTCACAATCTTGCAGGAGCCCAATTGTAGAAGGCCATGGCCAGCTTGAATCACAGCTATGGTCTGAAGTAAGGGAAACAAAAGGAAACACaaactcaacaaaaaaataaagaaaacaggAATAAACTGCTGATAAAAGAAAACAGACAGCAGTAGCAATCCAAATTCAACTGTTGACACTGACCTGAATCCCTGAATCAAACTGATCAGTCCATTCAGTAGGGAGCTGCAATGAATACCACCAAAAGGGATGTGACTCATTATTCATGCAGTGTTCATATGGTTGAGATGATTTTGTACACCTCATATAATGAATTTCAATTGAAAATTATAATTATAGAATTATAGAAGGAATAAAGAGATGTGTGAATTTCTTGTACATACAGCATCAAAGGAGCTCTGCCAGTAGTTGGATATATTTGGTTCACATTCAGTGGGTTCTTTGAATACCCATTTGTGACACTTATCAGAAGCTACCTTTCCCATTAACCTGAATCAGACCAATTAACCCCCAATTAGTAAAACAAAGAAATGAAATtccattttatttcttatttttgctCTCCTAAATTGatataccaaaaaaacacctaccCAGTACCCACCCTTCTCCATAATTATATAACTGGATGGACATTTTGCTGAAGGCTTTCCGGACAGGATCCTCTCTATCAATCTCTTCCAAACAATCTGTAACTCTTCCTCTGCAAAACCCATCTTCCCACATCAACATcctgcacaaaaaaaaaaatttaaaaaaattaaaaaaaaccactTCAAGAAAATGGTCATCCAAACAGGActaatcaaaaaacaaaagataccCATCTTGAGTAACAAGtcaataaaccaaaatctagTAAAACCCATctctcaattttcaaatttgtccCCTATTTACCGCTATTTCCCTTTATTTTAGCAAGAATATTAAGTAACAAATCAAAAGAATGATAAAATCAGTAGGAGGACATCCCCATTTTATGCCTATTTTGCCTTCATTTCCCCTTGTTTTAGCAAAGTATGAGTAACAAATCAATAAAATTAGTAGAACCCATCCCCCATCTATCCCATTTCCGCATTATGTACCAATATTTCCCTCAATTTCAGTACGAAAATGGAGTAAAGAATACTCACAAGCTACCATTGTCGTCTCCAACTTTGCAACCATTACCCCCTCTGAGTCTCCTGCAATAATGGCATATATACCCATTTAAGGAAACATCATTTATTGAAGTGATATCAAgactgtagagagagagagagagagagaggacataCGGGCGAGGACGAATTGTCCAGAAGACTGAGTAAGTCCAGTCAGTGGTGAGACAGACGCTTCTGAGGGCCTCATGAAGGGCCATCATCCCAACTGCTTCTTTGCTCCTATCTGATCCCACTCCTGAgcccaccatctctctctcttctctctctctcctccttttttttcccctctttcaCTTGCACAAATTaaacc
Coding sequences:
- the LOC131323359 gene encoding protein RICE SALT SENSITIVE 3 isoform X1, yielding MVGSGVGSDRSKEAVGMMALHEALRSVCLTTDWTYSVFWTIRPRPRLRGGNGCKVGDDNGSLMLMWEDGFCRGRVTDCLEEIDREDPVRKAFSKMSIQLYNYGEGLMGKVASDKCHKWVFKEPTECEPNISNYWQSSFDALPTEWTDQFDSGIQTIAVIQAGHGLLQLGSCKIIPEDLHFVLRMRHTFESLGYQSGFYLSQLFSSNRNTNSSSPIPAKQPPILTRPPQPIFNWASRPLASSTSLLSSPSFQNTARMGFPQTRDETHMFLLPHSSENRIEEMMGDQETDIKWPNGLSFFNALTGRADDAKLLFNPEGMGNNPDHHHHHPSHHHPSSNISDGSNPNEFLSLDSHQDSVRKMENKFKRSFTLPARMSSSSSSTSLDHHSVHNAMEYKNSEGGMYSDVMETFLE
- the LOC131323359 gene encoding protein RICE SALT SENSITIVE 3 isoform X2, with translation MLMWEDGFCRGRVTDCLEEIDREDPVRKAFSKMSIQLYNYGEGLMGKVASDKCHKWVFKEPTECEPNISNYWQSSFDALPTEWTDQFDSGIQTIAVIQAGHGLLQLGSCKIIPEDLHFVLRMRHTFESLGYQSGFYLSQLFSSNRNTNSSSPIPAKQPPILTRPPQPIFNWASRPLASSTSLLSSPSFQNTARMGFPQTRDETHMFLLPHSSENRIEEMMGDQETDIKWPNGLSFFNALTGRADDAKLLFNPEGMGNNPDHHHHHPSHHHPSSNISDGSNPNEFLSLDSHQDSVRKMENKFKRSFTLPARMSSSSSSTSLDHHSVHNAMEYKNSEGGMYSDVMETFLE